One window of Halalkalicoccus subterraneus genomic DNA carries:
- a CDS encoding transcription initiation factor IIB — protein sequence MTVKSPLTCPECSGSLQTDDIETTCSRCGLVVEEERIDPGPEWRSFEDEETDRRRTGAPLSRSRHDYGLSTEIGYGGLNRATGRKRRLYARIRKYNKRSQCGSKADRNQRDVFMQIRRLTSALSLPDSVRDQACDLFRSAQNEGIVTGRSLEGFTAAAVYAACRVHRVSRTRAEILDASRASQAELNAAYDAINRELGLPVGPLDPGEYIPRFGTRLDLTREVRSRGTELLESAVERELIGGHNPAGVAAACLYTAAKEREEGVTQKQAAAVADVSVPTVRVTYQALCDAELTG from the coding sequence ATGACAGTAAAAAGTCCGTTGACCTGTCCCGAATGCAGTGGTTCACTCCAGACAGACGACATCGAGACGACCTGCTCCCGATGTGGGCTGGTCGTCGAGGAAGAGCGGATCGATCCCGGACCCGAGTGGCGATCGTTCGAGGACGAGGAAACGGATCGCCGCCGGACGGGTGCGCCGCTGTCGCGCTCGCGCCACGACTACGGCCTCTCGACGGAGATCGGTTACGGTGGGCTCAACAGGGCGACCGGGCGAAAACGCAGGCTATACGCTCGAATACGAAAGTATAACAAACGATCGCAGTGCGGGTCGAAAGCCGATCGAAACCAACGCGATGTGTTCATGCAGATCCGCCGCCTGACCTCGGCGCTCTCGCTTCCCGACTCGGTTCGGGACCAGGCCTGCGATCTGTTTCGCTCCGCACAGAACGAGGGGATCGTCACGGGACGCTCGCTCGAAGGGTTCACCGCCGCGGCGGTGTACGCCGCCTGCCGGGTCCATCGCGTCTCCCGAACCCGTGCCGAGATACTCGACGCCTCGCGGGCCTCTCAGGCTGAACTCAACGCCGCCTACGACGCGATCAACCGCGAACTCGGCCTGCCCGTCGGGCCGCTCGATCCCGGCGAGTACATCCCCCGATTCGGGACCCGCCTGGATCTCACGAGGGAGGTACGAAGCCGTGGCACGGAACTGCTCGAATCGGCTGTCGAACGGGAACTGATCGGCGGGCACAACCCCGCGGGCGTCGCGGCGGCCTGTCTGTATACTGCCGCCAAAGAACGTGAGGAGGGCGTCACGCAGAAACAGGCCGCCGCAGTCGCAGACGTAAGCGTCCCGACGGTTCGCGTGACCTATCAGGCACTGTGTGATGCCGAACTCACCGGCTAA
- a CDS encoding HIT family protein: MASIFSQIVEGEIPARVVYEDETTFAFLDANPLAPGHTLVIPKEEYERLNDLPDEVASDLYDTLHRLIPVVEDAVDAPASNVAFNNGEAAGQEVPHVHGHIIPRFEDDGGNPIHAIAGSSPDLDDEELDDIAERISANHRT, encoded by the coding sequence ATGGCAAGCATCTTCAGCCAGATCGTCGAGGGCGAGATCCCCGCACGCGTCGTCTACGAGGACGAGACGACGTTCGCCTTCCTCGACGCGAATCCGCTCGCGCCGGGTCACACTCTCGTGATCCCCAAAGAGGAGTACGAGCGCCTGAACGACCTGCCCGACGAGGTCGCGAGCGATCTTTACGATACGCTCCATCGACTGATCCCCGTCGTCGAGGACGCGGTCGACGCCCCCGCCTCGAACGTCGCGTTCAACAACGGCGAGGCCGCCGGCCAAGAGGTCCCGCACGTCCACGGCCACATCATCCCCCGGTTCGAGGACGACGGCGGCAACCCGATCCACGCGATCGCCGGCTCCTCACCCGATCTCGACGACGAAGAGTTGGACGATATTGCCGAGAGAATCTCGGCAAACCACCGGACGTAG
- a CDS encoding uracil-DNA glycosylase, which produces MPEYPDSRNVLEPNCTRCPHLAETRECISWGTGPLDADVLVVGEAPGAGTPEADLWRGGNWTGMAYTARHSGRVIRDLMEDVGYHDAYYTNAVKCFPPDGEGSNREPTDEELTTCRTHLVTEVEQVEPSAIVPTGKHATETLLALDDRSLDGFTDHVLTPIDCEALSTTLLPVLHPSYQNIWIARLGYESEEYRAELREELDALCVGG; this is translated from the coding sequence GTGCCCGAGTACCCCGATTCACGAAACGTCCTCGAACCGAACTGCACCCGGTGTCCCCACCTCGCGGAGACCCGCGAGTGCATCTCGTGGGGGACCGGACCGCTCGACGCCGACGTGCTGGTCGTCGGCGAGGCTCCCGGCGCGGGCACGCCCGAGGCCGACCTGTGGAGGGGCGGCAACTGGACCGGGATGGCCTACACCGCCCGCCACTCGGGGCGGGTGATCCGCGATCTCATGGAGGACGTCGGGTATCACGACGCCTACTACACGAACGCAGTGAAGTGCTTTCCACCCGATGGCGAGGGTTCTAATCGGGAGCCCACCGACGAGGAACTGACGACCTGCCGGACCCACCTCGTGACCGAGGTCGAGCAGGTCGAGCCCAGCGCGATCGTCCCCACTGGCAAACACGCCACCGAGACGCTGCTCGCGCTCGACGACCGGAGTCTGGACGGCTTCACCGACCACGTCCTGACGCCGATCGACTGCGAGGCGCTCTCGACGACGCTCCTGCCGGTGCTTCACCCGTCCTATCAGAACATCTGGATCGCGCGGCTGGGCTACGAATCTGAGGAGTATCGCGCGGAGCTGCGCGAGGAGCTCGACGCGCTATGTGTGGGCGGGTAA
- the ileS gene encoding isoleucine--tRNA ligase, whose product MSRSDTEDGEPSEDGGRFGEVPDQYDPEALEKRVFDHWEEVDAYEQTKEAFADEEPFFFVDGPPYTSGAAHMGTTWNKSLKDAYIRHIRMRGHDVTDRPGYDMHGLPIETKVEERLGFENKKDIEEFGMENFIAECKEFADEQLEGLQNDFKSFGVWMDWDDPYKTVSPEYMEAAWWGFSQVAERGLVDQGKRSISQCPRCETAIANNEVEYEDREDPTVYVEFSLSEREGSLVIYTTTPWTIPANEFVAVGEELTYQKVRATRDGEEDVLYVAADCVENVLSKGRYDEYEVEEELSGSKMLGWEYDHPLSEEVPDNPDSEGTRQVYHADYVEAEDTGLVHSAPGHGEVDFERGTELGLPIFCPIGGDGVYTAEGGAYEGQFVKDADEGITADLAEKGLLVASGTITHSYGHCWRCDTPILQMATDQWFITITDVKEELLDNIEDSEWHPQWARDNRFRDFVENAPDWNVSRQRYWGIPIPIWVPEDWSGEMSEVIVIGSREELAERVDGDVDPQEVDLHRPTVDDLTITEEGTTYERVPDVFDVWLDSSVASWGTLDYPGEQEAFEELWPADLIMEAHDQTRGWFWSQLGMGTAALGEVPYDEVLMHGFANDSEGKKMSKSVGNVVQPHEAIQRHGSDAMRLFLLSVNPQGEDMRFSWDEMATMERNLNILWNVFRFPLPYMRMDGFDPEETDLESVDAHLELVDEWILARLQTVTREMTEAWDDFRQDQALSALMDFVVEDVSRFYIQVVRERMWDEEDSPSKNAAYATLYHVLREVCALLAPYAPFVTEEIYGALTGDRGHDTVHMLEWPEEEEYWTDERLETDIELVRAVEEAGSNARQRAERKLRWPVSRVVVAAGDDRLAEAVARQQELLEERLNAREVHVIASEERFEDLAYSATADMSVLGPAFGDQAGEVMGALNEARIDEPSLDALETAVSTELGEEVELRAEMIEFTEETPEAISGSRITIEGDGLGVVYVDTELTEEIESEGYAREVIRRVQEMRKELDLPLDASIRLALDIADDRIAGFVSEHEELIAEEVRAAELGAVEDGHRREWEVEGVTMDIAIESLE is encoded by the coding sequence ATGAGCAGGTCCGATACCGAGGACGGAGAGCCCTCGGAGGACGGCGGACGGTTCGGGGAGGTGCCCGACCAGTACGACCCCGAGGCACTCGAAAAGCGGGTGTTCGATCACTGGGAGGAGGTCGACGCCTACGAGCAAACGAAGGAGGCCTTCGCCGACGAGGAGCCCTTCTTCTTCGTCGACGGGCCGCCGTACACCTCCGGTGCGGCCCACATGGGGACGACGTGGAACAAGAGCCTGAAGGACGCCTACATCCGCCACATCCGGATGCGGGGCCACGACGTAACCGACCGCCCGGGCTATGACATGCACGGGCTGCCCATCGAGACGAAAGTCGAGGAACGGCTGGGCTTCGAGAACAAGAAGGACATCGAGGAGTTCGGCATGGAGAACTTCATCGCCGAGTGCAAGGAGTTCGCCGACGAGCAACTGGAGGGCCTCCAGAACGACTTCAAGTCCTTCGGCGTCTGGATGGACTGGGACGATCCGTATAAAACGGTCTCGCCAGAGTACATGGAGGCGGCATGGTGGGGGTTCTCGCAGGTCGCCGAGCGCGGACTGGTCGATCAGGGGAAGCGCTCGATCAGCCAGTGTCCCCGCTGTGAGACCGCGATCGCGAACAACGAGGTCGAGTACGAGGACCGCGAGGACCCGACGGTCTACGTCGAGTTCTCACTCTCCGAACGGGAGGGAAGCCTCGTCATCTACACGACGACGCCGTGGACCATTCCGGCAAACGAGTTCGTCGCGGTCGGCGAGGAGTTGACCTACCAGAAGGTCCGCGCCACCCGCGACGGCGAGGAGGACGTCCTCTACGTCGCCGCCGACTGTGTCGAGAACGTCCTCTCGAAGGGGCGCTACGACGAGTACGAGGTCGAGGAGGAACTGTCGGGCTCGAAAATGCTCGGCTGGGAATACGACCACCCGCTGAGCGAAGAGGTCCCCGACAATCCCGACAGTGAGGGGACCCGGCAGGTCTACCACGCCGACTACGTCGAGGCCGAGGACACCGGACTGGTGCACTCCGCGCCGGGCCACGGTGAGGTCGACTTCGAGCGCGGTACCGAACTCGGACTCCCGATCTTCTGTCCGATCGGCGGCGACGGCGTCTACACCGCCGAGGGCGGCGCCTACGAGGGCCAGTTCGTCAAGGACGCCGACGAGGGGATCACCGCCGACTTGGCTGAAAAGGGTCTGCTCGTCGCCTCGGGCACCATCACACACTCGTATGGCCACTGCTGGCGGTGTGATACCCCCATTCTGCAGATGGCGACCGACCAGTGGTTCATCACGATCACCGACGTCAAAGAGGAACTGCTGGATAACATCGAGGACAGCGAGTGGCACCCACAGTGGGCACGAGACAACCGATTCAGGGACTTCGTCGAGAACGCCCCCGACTGGAACGTCTCCCGACAGCGCTACTGGGGGATCCCGATCCCGATCTGGGTTCCCGAAGACTGGTCGGGCGAGATGAGTGAGGTAATCGTGATCGGTTCCCGGGAGGAACTCGCCGAGCGCGTGGACGGAGACGTCGACCCGCAGGAGGTGGACCTTCACCGCCCGACCGTCGACGACCTGACCATCACCGAGGAGGGAACCACCTACGAGCGCGTTCCGGACGTCTTCGACGTCTGGCTCGATTCCTCGGTGGCTTCGTGGGGCACCCTCGACTACCCGGGCGAGCAGGAGGCCTTCGAGGAGCTGTGGCCCGCCGACCTGATCATGGAGGCCCACGACCAGACCCGCGGGTGGTTCTGGTCCCAACTCGGCATGGGAACGGCCGCGCTCGGCGAGGTCCCCTACGACGAGGTGTTGATGCACGGCTTCGCCAACGACAGCGAGGGCAAGAAGATGTCCAAGTCGGTGGGCAACGTCGTCCAGCCCCACGAGGCGATCCAGAGGCATGGCTCGGATGCGATGCGCCTGTTCCTGCTCTCGGTCAACCCGCAGGGCGAGGACATGCGCTTCTCGTGGGACGAGATGGCGACGATGGAGCGAAATTTGAACATCCTCTGGAACGTCTTCCGGTTCCCCCTGCCGTACATGCGCATGGACGGGTTCGACCCAGAGGAGACCGACCTCGAATCCGTCGACGCACACCTCGAACTCGTCGACGAGTGGATCCTCGCCCGGCTCCAGACCGTGACCCGCGAGATGACCGAGGCATGGGACGACTTCCGCCAGGACCAGGCGCTCTCGGCGCTGATGGACTTCGTCGTCGAGGACGTCTCCCGGTTCTACATTCAGGTCGTGCGCGAGCGCATGTGGGACGAGGAGGACAGCCCTTCGAAGAACGCCGCATATGCCACGCTGTATCACGTTCTTCGGGAGGTCTGTGCGCTGCTGGCGCCCTACGCGCCCTTCGTCACCGAGGAGATCTACGGCGCGCTGACGGGTGACCGGGGCCACGACACCGTCCACATGCTCGAATGGCCCGAGGAGGAGGAGTACTGGACCGACGAGCGACTCGAAACCGATATCGAACTCGTCCGGGCGGTCGAGGAGGCGGGCTCGAACGCCCGCCAGCGGGCCGAACGGAAGCTCCGCTGGCCCGTTTCCCGTGTCGTGGTCGCGGCGGGCGACGACCGCCTCGCCGAGGCCGTCGCCCGCCAGCAAGAACTCCTCGAAGAGCGTCTCAACGCCCGCGAGGTTCATGTGATCGCGTCGGAGGAGCGCTTCGAGGACCTCGCCTACAGCGCCACGGCCGACATGAGCGTTCTCGGCCCGGCGTTCGGCGATCAAGCGGGGGAGGTCATGGGCGCGCTCAACGAGGCCCGGATCGACGAGCCCTCCCTTGACGCCCTCGAAACCGCCGTCTCGACGGAACTCGGCGAGGAGGTCGAGCTTCGCGCGGAGATGATCGAGTTCACCGAGGAGACCCCCGAGGCGATCTCGGGATCGCGTATCACGATCGAGGGCGACGGGCTGGGCGTCGTCTACGTCGACACCGAGCTCACTGAGGAAATCGAGAGCGAGGGCTACGCCCGCGAGGTCATTCGACGAGTGCAGGAGATGCGAAAGGAGCTCGACCTGCCCCTCGACGCGTCGATCCGCCTCGCCCTCGACATCGCAGACGACCGGATCGCCGGGTTCGTGAGCGAACACGAGGAGCTGATCGCGGAGGAAGTCCGTGCGGCAGAGCTCGGGGCGGTCGAGGACGGCCACCGCAGGGAATGGGAGGTCGAGGGCGTCACGATGGACATCGCGATCGAATCCTTAGAATGA
- the prs gene encoding ribose-phosphate diphosphokinase produces the protein MIVPGSSSQSLAAALSSELDRTLAPVEFERFPDGELLAAAPDVEGDSAVIVASTTTSDAHLELLQLQDALRESGVSNITTVLPYMGYARQDSAFEPGQPVSVRAVARAVSTGTDRVLTVSPHEESALEHFSVPAHAVDGAGVLADPLPDLADPVFLSPDAGAIELAETVRDSYGGGEVDYFEKTRHSGSEVEITPSDVEVEGRDVVIADDIIATGSTMSGAISALETPRSVFVTCVHPMLAANARTKLARAGVERVYGTDTIERAESEVSVAGPLAEAIRSF, from the coding sequence ATGATCGTACCCGGTTCGTCCTCACAGTCGCTCGCCGCGGCCCTGTCGAGCGAACTCGACCGGACGCTTGCACCCGTCGAGTTCGAGCGCTTTCCCGACGGCGAACTGCTCGCCGCCGCGCCCGATGTCGAGGGGGATTCCGCGGTGATCGTCGCCTCGACGACGACGAGCGACGCCCACCTCGAGCTGCTCCAGCTCCAGGACGCGCTTCGCGAGAGCGGCGTCTCAAATATCACGACCGTCCTCCCCTACATGGGCTACGCCCGCCAGGACAGCGCCTTCGAGCCGGGCCAGCCGGTCTCGGTTCGGGCTGTCGCCCGTGCGGTGAGTACGGGAACTGACCGCGTGCTGACGGTCTCGCCTCACGAGGAGAGTGCCCTCGAACACTTCTCGGTACCTGCACACGCCGTCGACGGGGCGGGCGTGCTCGCAGACCCGCTTCCCGACCTCGCCGATCCCGTCTTCCTCTCGCCCGACGCGGGGGCGATCGAACTCGCCGAGACGGTGCGGGATTCGTACGGCGGAGGCGAGGTCGACTACTTCGAGAAGACCCGCCACTCGGGCAGCGAGGTCGAGATCACGCCAAGCGACGTCGAAGTGGAAGGCCGGGACGTCGTGATCGCCGACGACATCATCGCGACCGGTTCGACGATGAGCGGGGCGATTTCCGCACTCGAAACCCCGAGAAGCGTGTTCGTGACCTGCGTCCACCCGATGCTCGCAGCCAACGCCAGAACGAAACTCGCCCGCGCGGGCGTCGAGCGGGTGTATGGAACCGACACCATCGAACGCGCCGAGAGCGAGGTCAGCGTCGCCGGCCCGCTGGCCGAAGCGATCCGCTCATTCTAA
- a CDS encoding HVO_0234 family beta-propeller protein codes for MSSIEEKRVYADKSGERSVYLATDLGVLGVSVSDDLIGSFGIEHRCHARDLAWVDGLAVATDEDVLFEGEPTDFGPAVAVGGAETPIAVGPEGRVARLEGEEWTDIGSLDDVRAANGDLLATGEGVYRVGDGLDHVGLEGVHDVSVPGVPLAATDAGIYRLGNGWMHEFEGEFDRVSGIGSPGELSLGATLAAGALSTYDGEWHERETPEPFVAVAVGEAVYGASSDGTLYVDAGDGWRSQALGVSGIRAMLVR; via the coding sequence ATGAGCAGCATCGAGGAGAAGCGCGTCTACGCCGACAAAAGCGGCGAGCGGAGCGTCTATCTCGCGACCGATCTCGGGGTCCTCGGCGTCTCCGTCTCGGACGACCTGATCGGGAGTTTCGGCATCGAACACCGGTGTCACGCCCGCGACCTCGCGTGGGTCGACGGCCTCGCTGTCGCAACCGACGAGGACGTCCTGTTCGAGGGCGAGCCCACGGATTTCGGCCCCGCGGTCGCCGTGGGCGGGGCCGAAACGCCGATTGCCGTCGGCCCCGAGGGTCGAGTCGCCCGCTTGGAGGGAGAGGAGTGGACCGACATCGGAAGCCTCGACGACGTCCGGGCGGCCAACGGCGACCTGCTGGCGACCGGCGAGGGCGTCTATCGCGTCGGCGACGGCCTCGACCATGTCGGTTTAGAGGGTGTACACGACGTTTCGGTTCCGGGAGTTCCGCTGGCGGCGACCGATGCGGGGATCTATCGACTCGGAAACGGCTGGATGCACGAGTTCGAGGGGGAGTTCGACCGCGTTTCGGGCATCGGCTCGCCCGGAGAACTCTCCCTGGGGGCCACACTCGCTGCCGGGGCCCTCTCCACCTACGACGGCGAGTGGCACGAGCGCGAGACGCCCGAACCGTTCGTGGCGGTGGCGGTCGGCGAGGCGGTCTACGGTGCGAGTTCCGACGGAACGCTGTACGTCGACGCGGGCGACGGCTGGCGCTCGCAGGCGCTCGGCGTCTCGGGGATCCGGGCGATGCTCGTTCGGTAG
- the glmM gene encoding phosphoglucosamine mutase — translation MDVFGSSGTRGVANEEITPAFVLQVVAAAGTVWEADRVAIARDTRSTGRMLENAAVAGLQSVGCDVHRLGVLPTPGAQAYAAREGVPAVMITASHNPPEYNGVKLIGADGIELSVSELETVEEAFLSEVDGARSWVRTGDEFAVEDAIRRYIGSVREAVDAEKLADLTVAIDPGHGAASLTSPRLFRELGCRVLTVNAQPDGRFPGRDPEPVEANLEDLGRLVATSDADVGIAHDGDGDRAIFFDESGTYIEGDAALAALADAELGPRDATVAAVNVSQRLVDVCDRTGATLELTPIGSTYITSRIQQLRAEGVSVPVAGEGNGGIYFPEYSLARDGAYIAARFLELVVDKPASEVVEPFGGYRNVRLKLTYESRDQREAMLAAVDRVAENEDAGTNTTDGVRLDYGDGWVLARPSGTEPVIRVYAEARGKERAEELAARLYDAAEAALEDTG, via the coding sequence ATGGACGTGTTCGGATCGAGCGGGACGCGTGGGGTTGCGAACGAAGAGATCACGCCGGCGTTCGTCCTGCAGGTCGTCGCGGCCGCGGGGACGGTCTGGGAAGCCGACCGTGTCGCCATCGCCCGCGACACACGCTCGACCGGACGCATGCTCGAAAACGCCGCCGTTGCGGGCCTCCAGAGCGTCGGCTGTGACGTTCATCGCCTCGGCGTGCTCCCCACGCCCGGCGCACAGGCCTACGCCGCCCGCGAGGGCGTTCCGGCGGTGATGATCACCGCCTCGCACAACCCACCCGAGTACAACGGCGTCAAACTCATCGGCGCCGACGGGATCGAACTCTCGGTCTCGGAGCTCGAAACCGTCGAGGAGGCCTTCCTTTCGGAGGTCGACGGCGCGCGCTCGTGGGTCCGGACCGGCGACGAGTTCGCCGTCGAGGACGCCATCCGACGGTATATCGGGAGCGTCCGCGAGGCGGTCGACGCGGAGAAGCTCGCCGACCTGACGGTCGCGATCGACCCCGGTCACGGTGCTGCCTCGCTCACCAGCCCGCGGCTCTTTCGGGAACTGGGCTGTCGGGTTCTCACCGTTAACGCCCAGCCCGACGGCCGGTTCCCCGGCCGGGACCCCGAACCCGTCGAGGCGAACCTCGAGGATCTGGGCCGACTCGTCGCCACGAGCGACGCCGACGTCGGGATCGCCCACGACGGCGACGGCGACCGGGCGATCTTCTTCGACGAATCGGGAACCTACATCGAGGGCGACGCGGCGCTGGCGGCGCTCGCGGACGCGGAACTCGGCCCCCGAGACGCCACCGTCGCCGCGGTCAACGTTTCCCAGCGGCTGGTCGACGTCTGCGACCGGACGGGGGCGACCCTCGAACTCACCCCCATCGGCAGCACCTACATCACGAGCCGGATCCAGCAGTTGCGCGCCGAGGGCGTCTCGGTCCCGGTCGCCGGCGAGGGCAACGGCGGGATCTACTTCCCCGAGTACAGCCTGGCGCGCGACGGGGCGTACATCGCCGCCCGATTCCTCGAACTGGTGGTAGACAAGCCCGCAAGCGAGGTGGTCGAGCCCTTCGGCGGCTATCGCAACGTCCGGCTGAAGCTCACCTACGAGAGCCGCGACCAGCGCGAGGCGATGCTCGCGGCGGTCGACCGGGTCGCCGAGAACGAGGACGCCGGGACCAACACCACCGACGGCGTGCGTCTGGACTACGGCGACGGCTGGGTGCTTGCTCGTCCCAGCGGGACCGAGCCGGTCATCCGCGTCTACGCCGAGGCCCGCGGGAAAGAGCGTGCGGAGGAACTGGCTGCACGGCTCTACGACGCCGCCGAGGCCGCACTCGAAGACACCGGGTGA
- a CDS encoding group I truncated hemoglobin, which translates to MPEQTLYDRLGGEDSIEAVVKQFYGYVMDDDLVNGYFEDVDMQQQVAHQTQFISSVTGGPVEYTGADMRAAHEGMGITTEEFDAIAKHLDTALKDFDVPETEREAVLDEVASYEDDIVGA; encoded by the coding sequence ATGCCAGAGCAAACGCTCTACGATCGGCTCGGCGGCGAGGACTCGATCGAGGCCGTCGTCAAGCAGTTCTACGGCTACGTCATGGACGACGACCTGGTCAATGGCTACTTCGAGGACGTCGACATGCAGCAACAGGTCGCCCACCAGACCCAGTTCATCAGCTCCGTCACCGGCGGTCCCGTCGAGTACACCGGCGCGGACATGCGGGCGGCCCACGAGGGCATGGGCATCACCACAGAGGAGTTCGACGCCATCGCGAAGCACCTCGACACGGCTCTGAAGGACTTCGACGTGCCCGAGACCGAGCGCGAGGCCGTCCTCGACGAGGTCGCGAGCTACGAGGACGACATCGTCGGCGCGTAA
- a CDS encoding DUF7118 family protein, giving the protein MSDLEPRLADAHEEYDAARTAVEEFGEDELRRLERVRDRLRELFERYEDRATGTGDFRGFIEFQSQLDALVSELPEGARHRESVEAVEDCFDKRRLNAGDFERARAELEPVDEDIDRLRERERARERLREARLDAEGRIEELEREVSAYDDLLALSDVDLDAPVADLRVPIEGYNRAVDAAFSKYLERASAREVVSFLDRTEWFPLVDTPRMPADLRAYIERAEAGTEPIPKLLEYAEHSRSKLDHYVADADALKRAVTTQRTALERIDATPLQLEWPPRPADELRYRLRELRAVVTGFAPVETIAHLREVREVARDPDYERLRRAAEVRERLDERERERLVSGAVGDDREQAIEERERLREALGRYAPTMSSS; this is encoded by the coding sequence ATGAGTGACCTCGAACCGCGACTCGCCGACGCGCACGAGGAGTACGACGCCGCACGGACGGCCGTCGAGGAGTTCGGTGAGGACGAACTCCGTCGGCTCGAACGCGTCCGGGATCGGCTGAGGGAGCTGTTCGAACGCTACGAGGACCGGGCGACCGGCACCGGCGATTTCAGGGGCTTCATCGAGTTCCAGAGCCAGCTCGACGCGCTCGTCTCCGAACTCCCCGAGGGAGCGCGCCACCGCGAAAGCGTCGAGGCCGTCGAGGACTGCTTCGACAAGCGGCGGCTGAACGCGGGGGATTTCGAGCGCGCTCGGGCGGAGCTCGAACCCGTCGATGAGGACATCGACCGGTTGCGCGAACGCGAACGGGCCCGCGAGCGCCTACGTGAGGCGCGCCTCGATGCCGAGGGACGGATCGAGGAGTTAGAGCGGGAGGTCAGTGCGTACGACGACCTGCTCGCGCTGTCGGACGTCGACTTGGACGCACCGGTCGCGGACCTGCGAGTGCCCATCGAGGGATACAACCGGGCGGTCGACGCGGCGTTTTCCAAGTATCTCGAACGGGCGAGCGCCCGCGAGGTCGTCTCGTTTCTCGACCGGACCGAGTGGTTCCCGCTTGTCGACACGCCACGAATGCCGGCCGATTTGCGGGCGTACATCGAACGCGCCGAGGCCGGCACGGAGCCGATCCCGAAACTGCTCGAGTATGCGGAGCATTCGCGCTCGAAACTGGACCACTACGTCGCGGACGCCGACGCGCTCAAGCGGGCGGTCACGACCCAGCGCACGGCGCTCGAACGGATCGACGCGACACCCCTTCAACTGGAATGGCCGCCCCGACCGGCCGACGAACTGCGCTACCGGCTCCGGGAGCTCCGGGCGGTCGTAACCGGGTTCGCCCCCGTGGAGACGATCGCCCACCTGCGGGAGGTCCGCGAGGTGGCGCGCGATCCCGACTACGAACGCCTCCGTCGGGCGGCCGAGGTCCGCGAACGGCTCGACGAGCGGGAGCGAGAGCGGCTCGTGAGCGGCGCTGTCGGGGACGACAGGGAGCAGGCGATCGAGGAACGGGAACGGTTGCGGGAAGCGCTCGGCCGTTACGCGCCGACGATGTCGTCCTCGTAG
- the hisI gene encoding phosphoribosyl-AMP cyclohydrolase, translated as MSDVDLEFDSRGLLPVIAQDAETDDVLMLAYANREAIERTRETGRAHYYSRSREELWEKGATSGHTQDVAEIRTDCDGDTLLYRVEQSGGACHTGHRTCFYRTIEGEHVGERVFDPDDVYE; from the coding sequence ATGAGCGACGTGGATCTCGAGTTCGATTCGCGGGGTCTGCTGCCCGTGATCGCGCAGGACGCCGAAACGGACGACGTGCTGATGCTCGCCTACGCGAACCGCGAGGCGATCGAGCGAACCAGGGAGACCGGGCGCGCACACTACTACTCGCGCAGTCGAGAGGAGCTCTGGGAGAAGGGCGCGACCAGCGGCCACACCCAGGACGTCGCGGAGATCCGCACCGACTGCGACGGCGACACCCTGCTGTATCGCGTCGAGCAGTCGGGCGGGGCCTGTCACACCGGCCACCGGACGTGTTTCTACCGGACCATCGAGGGCGAGCACGTCGGCGAGCGGGTGTTCGACCCCGACGACGTGTATGAGTGA